Proteins encoded together in one Quercus lobata isolate SW786 chromosome 3, ValleyOak3.0 Primary Assembly, whole genome shotgun sequence window:
- the LOC115980069 gene encoding UDP-N-acetylglucosamine transferase subunit ALG13 homolog: MGDTENGEKARKTVFVTVGTTLFDALVRAVDSLEVKQELLKRGYTHLVIQMGRGSYTPTKYGGEDGSLAVDFFTFSSSIADYLRSASLVISHAGSGSIFETLRLGKPLIVVVNEDLMDNHQIELAEELAERKHLYCARPQTLHQTIESMDLESLLPYPPGDAMPVAKLINQFLGFPDD, encoded by the exons ATGGGAGACACCGAGAACGGTGAAAAGGCAAGGAAAACGGTTTTTGTAACCGTGGGAACGACTTTGTTTGACGCTCTTGTTAGAGCAGTGGATAGTTTGGAAGTTAAGCAAGAGTTGTTGAAAAGAGGGTATACCCATCTTGTCATTCAGATGGGTCGTGGATCCTACACACCCACGAAG TATGGAGGGGAAGATGGGTCTCTAGCTGTAGACTTCTTTACTTTCTCATCAAGCATTGCTGATTATCTGAGGTCAGCATCTCTGGTGATCAGTCACGCAG GGTCAGGAAGCATATTTGAGACACTGCGACTTGGTAAGCCTTTAATTGTGGTGGTGAATGAAGATTTGATGGACAATCATCAAATTGAGTTAGCAGAAGAACTAGCGGAGAGGAAGCATTTATACTGTGCTCGTCCTCAAACACTTCATCAAACCATAGAGTCTATGGATTTGGAGTCTCTCCTCCCATATCCTCCAGGTGATGCAATGCCAGTTGCGAAGCTTATTAATCAGTTTCTAGGTTTCCCAGATGATTAA
- the LOC115978988 gene encoding heavy metal-associated isoprenylated plant protein 34 has product MNKQDVMKMQSCVLRVNIHCDGCKQKVKKLLQKMDGVHSTNIDAEQGRVTVTGVVDPVKLIKKLEKSGKHAELWGPQKGSNYNQNQLNNQFKNMQFEHGKGGKDNKSQKGGKDQKGGHGQQPQHQMKGAKDLKVPIKDQKSVKFSFPEDEFDDEFDEFDDEFDEFDDEFDDEEFDDGDYEFAQGHHLPNNKMGPVMGKGHGPYGPNFTMNGPPMNDKWGGGGGGNAKKGGVIDIPLEVKGGMGGNKDGKNGNGGKKGGGGGGGGNKKGGKQNKGGGGEKKGGKSGGGFLGGLLGFGRSSSKRESGTDKGSNNHGSKGGGGGNNNGNGGKKGGAKNDGVHESNKKKNNFHDIDAAFTNHGKGNKGGGGGGGGGGNVGQMAQRGQMDQMGQMGLKGNYPMGQMGQGGQMGHMGSYPMGQMRQGGPMGNMGNYPMAQMGGYPAVQGLPATTAMNGGYYQGMGPGMGPGNPYNQQQYMAMMMMNQQRANGNDMYQPMMYARPHPGVNYMPGPPMPHPAQSDPYTHMFSDENTGSCSIM; this is encoded by the exons ATGAATAAACAAGATGTCATGAAGATGCAG TCTTGTGTGCTTAGAGTGAATATACACTGTGATGGATGTAAGCAGAAAGTAAAGAAACTATTGCAGAAAATGGATG GAGTTCATTCTACCAACATAGATGCAGAGCAAGGCAGGGTGACTGTGACAGGAGTTGTTGATCCAGTTAAACTCATAAAGAAGTTGGAGAAGTCAGGGAAACATGCAGAGCTATGGGGACCTCAAAAAGGTTCAAACTACAACCAAAACCAACTCAATAACCAGTTCAAGAATATGCAATTTGAGCATGGAAAAGGGGGCAAAGACAACAAGTCTCAGAAGGGTGGGAAGGACCAAAAGGGTGGCCATGGCCAACAACCACAACACCAAATGAAAGGTGCTAAAGATTTGAAGGTGCCCATTAAAGACCAGAAATCTGTCAAGTTCAGTTTTCCTGAGGATGAATTTGATGATGAGTTTGACGAATTTGATGATGAGTTTGAtgaatttgatgatgaatttgatGATGAGGAGTTTGATGATGGTGATTATGAGTTTGCTCAAGGCCATCACTTACCCAACAACAAGATGGGGCCTGTAATGGGTAAAGGCCATGGGCCATATGGGCCTAATTTTACGATGAATGGGCCTCCCATGAATGATAAatggggtggtggtggtggtggaaatGCCAAGAAAGGTGGTGTTATTGATATACCTTTAGAAGTGAAGGGTGGTATGGGTGGAAATAAGGATGGTAAGAATGGCAATGGAGGGAAGAAaggtggtggtggcggcggtgGTGGGAATAAGAAGGGAGGTAAGCAAAACaaaggtggtggaggagaaaaaaaaggtggCAAAAGTGGTGGTGGGTTTCTAGGTGGATTGCTAGGATTTGGTAGAAGTAGTAGCAAAAGAGAAAGTGGTACTGACAAGGGTTCCAATAATCATGGCAGTaagggtggtggtggtggaaacAATAATGGCAATGGAGGCAAGAAAGGTGGAGCCAAGAATGATGGGGTCCATGAaagtaacaaaaagaaaaataacttccATGACATTGATGCTGCTTTCACTAATCATGGCAAGGGAAACAAAGGTggtgggggtggtggtggtggtggtggaaatGTTGGTCAAATGGCCCAAAGAGGGCAAATGGATCAAATGGGCCAAATGGGCCTTAAGGGTAATTATCCTATGGGCCAAATGGGCCAAGGAGGTCAAATGGGCCACATGGGTAGTTATCCAATGGGCCAGATGAGACAAGGAGGTCCAATGGGCAACATGGGTAATTATCCAATGGCCCAAATGGGAGGTTATCCTGCGGTGCAAGGTCTACCTGCGACCACAGCAATGAACGGTGGATATTATCAAGGAATGGGACCTGGAATGGGGCCAGGCAATCCGTACAATCAACAACAATACATGgctatgatgatgatgaatcAACAAAGGGCAAATGGCAATGACATGTATCAACCGATGATGTATGCGCGGCCGCATCCGGGCGTTAATTACATGCCGGGGCCACCCATGCCGCACCCTGCGCAGTCCGATCCTTACACTCACATGTTTAGTGATGAGAATACTGGTAGTTGCAGTATCATGTAA